A window of Diospyros lotus cultivar Yz01 chromosome 14, ASM1463336v1, whole genome shotgun sequence contains these coding sequences:
- the LOC127790452 gene encoding extensin-like — translation MKLANIVVLSFLALLLIASAVAEATTAGAGHRREEEDKRRSRSRSGGAGGRTRRSGRRGRGRSRSGRSSSNCDPLYQYLFGSCGQWPFSPSSPDNPFNPSPAPSPRRPPAPQPSPLLPSPPLIPLPPPPPVIPIQPPPVIPIQPPPLLPSPPPPVIPIPPPSPPPLVTPSPPPVVPSAPPPVTPSPSPPPAVSSPPPASPSPPPPYPPPPSPPPPPSPPPPSPPPPSPPPPSPQPPLVPSPPPPDVPSPPPPDFSFLFPPPLVPSPPPPLFPWLSPPDIFPLSPPLPILPPPPIFPLPPAPPLVPIFSPPQQGLPPNEFTPAPPNFPTFSPPQEPPEIPLVPPEQPITFTPPEQPGNEVTPNPTFPFPQQPPEFSPPFGFLPPFQLPPPTTGETPTPPLPLPEQPPDMPPPEAFFPPFQLPPPTTGETPTPPLPLPEQPPDMPPPEAFFPPFQLPPPTTIETPTPTLPLPQQPPDMSPPMGFFPPFQFPPPSTGEIPKPTFPLPQQPPDMYLPPPVVVPGIPENPLQPPSSPLPFLPPFQLPPLPDSPPSEK, via the coding sequence ATGAAATTAGCAAACATCGTGGTTCTGAGTTTCCTGGCATTGCTTTTGATCGCTTCGGCAGTTGCAGAAGCTACGACGGCTGGTGCTGGACACAGACGAGAAGAAGAGGACAAGAGAAGAAGCCGCAGCCGGAGCGGCGGCGCCGGCGGAAGAACTAGAAGAAGTGGCcggagaggaagaggaaggtCCAGATCAGGCAGATCGTCGTCCAACTGCGACCCGCTCTATCAGTACCTCTTTGGGAGCTGCGGCCAATGGCCTTTCTCCCCGTCTTCTCCAGACAACCCCTTTAACCCCTCTCCCGCTCCTTCGCCTCGCCGTCCTCCGGCCCCGCAGCCTTCGCCTCTGTTGCCTTCACCGCCGCTAATTCCCCTTCCACCGCCTCCACCGGTAATACCTATTCAGCCGCCACCAGTAATACCTATTCAGCCGCCACCTTTACTACCTTCGCCACCACCGCCCGTAATACCCATTCCGCCGCCGTCGCCTCCACCGTTGGTCACGCCATCTCCCCCTCCTGTGGTCCCTTCGGCACCGCCGCCAGTCACACCTTCACCTTCACCCCCGCCAGCGGTCTCCTCTCCTCCACCAGCCTCTCCCTCTCCGCCGCCACCTTATCCTCCCCCACCCTCTCCCCCACCGCCACCATCCCCGCCCCCGCCTTCACCTCCACCGCCATCTCCGCCGCCGCCGTCTCCACAACCACCTTTGGTTCCTTCCCCACCCCCACCAGACgttccttctcctcctccaccTGACTTTTCCTTCCTATTTCCGCCACCACTGGTTCCTTCACCACCACCGCCGCTATTTCCCTGGCTATCTCCGCCAGATATATTCCCTCTCTCACCACCTCTTCCGATACTTCCTCCCCCGCCGATTTTCCCACTGCCACCGGCACCACCGCTGGTGCCGATCTTTTCTCCGCCCCAACAAGGCTTGCCACCCAATGAATTTACCCCTGCGCCGCCAAACTTCCCCACATTTTCGCCGCCCCAAGAGCCTCCAGAAATCCCACTAGTTCCACCGGAACAGCCGATTACATTCACTCCACCTGAACAACCGGGCAATGAAGTGACTCCAAATCCAACGTTCCCATTCCCACAGCAGCCGCCGGAGTTTTCACCGCCATTTGGTTTCCTTCCGCCGTTTCAGCTTCCGCCTCCAACAACCGGCGAGACTCCAACACCACCACTCCCATTGCCGGAGCAGCCACCGGACATGCCTCCGCCGGAGGCTTTCTTCCCGCCGTTTCAGCTTCCGCCTCCGACAACCGGCGAGACTCCAACACCACCACTCCCATTGCCGGAGCAGCCACCGGACATGCCTCCGCCGGAGGCTTTCTTCCCGCCGTTTCAGCTTCCGCCTCCGACAACAATCGAGACCCCAACACCAACGCTCCCATTGCCGCAGCAGCCACCGGACATGTCTCCACCGATGGGTTTCTTCCCGCCGTTTCAATTTCCGCCTCCGTCAACCGGCGAGATTCCGAAACCAACGTTCCCATTGCCGCAGCAACCACCAGACATGTATCTTCCACCGCCAGTAGTGGTCCCGGGAATCCCCGAGAACCCGCTGCAGCCGCCGTCTTCGCCACTTCCTTTCCTCCCGCCCTTTCAGCTTCCACCTCTACCCGATTCACCTCCGTCagagaaataa